The following proteins are co-located in the Acidicapsa acidisoli genome:
- a CDS encoding outer membrane protein: MQKVCIIVVAFLCVASASIGRSQVTPKEIGIRFSEQISNGSAGTCGCFELEGASADIKWDLVHFGEEHSSTLGVVVDAGVEHTSSVAASAYGLTLTTVTAGPRYALPARKVRLFAQSLFGLAHGTGSQFPQNSTLVSSANSFALDLGAGADYVLNRRLSVRLVQLDYLRTALPNNSTNWQNSLRVGAGLTFRFSR, translated from the coding sequence AGGTGTGCATTATTGTCGTGGCGTTCCTGTGCGTGGCGTCGGCCTCCATCGGGCGATCACAGGTGACTCCGAAAGAGATTGGTATTCGTTTCAGCGAACAGATCTCCAATGGCTCAGCAGGCACGTGCGGTTGCTTTGAACTAGAGGGCGCGTCAGCGGATATCAAATGGGACCTGGTTCATTTTGGCGAAGAACACTCTTCGACCCTTGGCGTGGTGGTAGATGCCGGTGTTGAACATACCTCCAGCGTCGCTGCCTCCGCCTACGGCCTGACTCTGACGACAGTGACAGCGGGACCCCGGTACGCACTGCCTGCTCGCAAGGTGCGTCTGTTTGCGCAATCCCTCTTCGGCCTTGCGCACGGGACCGGTTCCCAGTTTCCGCAGAACAGCACTCTGGTGTCTTCGGCCAACTCGTTTGCCCTCGATCTCGGTGCAGGCGCGGACTATGTGCTGAACAGGCGGTTATCAGTTCGTCTTGTACAGTTGGATTATCTGCGCACAGCTCTGCCGAACAATTCTACAAATTGGCAGAACAGTCTTCGCGTCGGCGCCGGCCTGACGTTTCGTTTCTCACGTTAG